Genomic DNA from Chaetodon auriga isolate fChaAug3 chromosome 18, fChaAug3.hap1, whole genome shotgun sequence:
gattgtggctgatccctctcaccccggacacaaactcgttgagtcactcccctctggcaggaggctgcggtccatcaggaccaaaacctcacgccacaagaacagttttttcccgtctgctgtcagccttaccaacaaggcctggaaccccccccgacactcttcacattccacctcggactcattttgtcacattgatataaatacactCTATGCGctacattaacgctcaacttggacttctttctgaaaaacagactgtttccggaaaatagcaaacaacaaaaaacagacttgtgtatatatatttaaattgttatattttatgctcttattttagtagatgtgtcatgcaccaatttcaccacaacaaattcctcgtatgtgtaaaagtgtacttggcaataaagctttttctgattctgatttctgattctgacaaaatAACCTTCAGGAattacacagcatccaaaaaGAGATTAAACGTGGGATCAAAAGGGCCAAATGGGACTATAAACTCAAAGTGGAACACAAACTGAGCAATAACCTCCTAGGCTCAGTATGGGACAGCATTAAAACAATGGTGAGtctaaatgacaaaacaaagaaaaaggtggCATTGGAAGACTTCCCCTTAATCTGCTGGTATGGGTCcatcactgtaaaacaaaaaaaactccctTTCCAAGTTAATTAAGGTGAGCAGCTGCATCACAGGTTCTAAGCAGTAAGACACTAAGAAGGGTTGAATCTATCCTGTCGGATAATTCTCATCCGTTACGGGCTGAATTTCAGATGTTGCCATCTGGAAGAAATTAGtattgataacagtagtgcaaaacaaagtgggtttatgatgtagaattcaGACAGTTCCCTCCAGAGTTCCTTCAAAGTCAATGTCAATTCACAGGGTACAATACATGCAGTGCTTGCTGGTAGTATCACATACAATAACTGCTAGCAACTGTGAAATGCTGTTAGTGAGGAGAATGCCTTTCTGATGCAATCTGTCTTGACATTTTGATGGTCAATGCAAGCACATGTATTTCAGTTACAGCTCTGCTGGTGTTACATAAAAAAGGCTGTATCTCAGAAACGGAGTTCGTTCAGAGAGTGAGCCAGTACCCTCCCTCGttcacttgattttatttttcattacctGAATCTTCCATTCAGTAACTCTGCAGGGTTGGCAGAGCAAACTATTGATCAATTGAAAAAGAAGTCAGGCAATgattttttccatctttctgtgGGCTactgtgatctgattttatgTTGCACACAGCATGAGCTGGAGGTTTGctcacagctcactgtggcttcTCCATCTCGTGCCCTTACTCCCTGCAACATTTCAACTGATCCGctgtcagaaaatactgaaaatgaccGTTGTCTTGTTTATGGAcacatttttgatgaatgaTAGTGGTAAGTGCTAATCTCACTGACATTGCATTTTCTGTGACTACTTCATACTGCGCTgtaataaatgtatgtatgtgtaacataataaatgtcatttaagcatcatttttaatttaaaaagaaaataaaatcattttaacacACCCTCAAATAGTATGAATGTATGGCATAGGGTAAGattatttcattatcaattGAGGCTTATAAagtaaatagaataaaataaataaccttttttatttttcatgtaaaaatacaaaactcATACcattcatcagcctcagcttgtgttcagtgctaattagctgatgttagcatgcggtttacgaaaatccacttgcccagcAGCGCGCCGCTGGtgcacagagttgaccaggtctggggtggcgaGCTTTCAGCACACTTTTACGCCGCTGGCGTGAACCgaaatggaccgaaaatccaaatccacCGGCTGATCTGGCCGACACCTCCCCCTACTGTGCCGCAAcgcccatcctggcgtacctctgtgcacctcggtttaccaaaataccaagtgcgctGTGCGCCCACCTGcgctgcacgaaaataccactgcACGGGGTGCGCACCCTGCGCTCCGCCAGTGACGGGGACGGAATTAGAGCCCTTAGAGCGCACCTCTCAACAGGACAAGACAGTGTCAGTGTCATTCCTGCTGGGGGAAATGCCCTCATCGTGCAAGTGAACTCACCCACTAATATAATTcagtacattttatttaatagCAAATGTATTTATGCTATGCATTTAAATGTGTACtagatgaaacattttcaataaaCTCAAAGGCACAGTAATCAATATTATATTGATTATTGCGGCAGAAAGAGATagaccaaaaacagaatatCCCTGTATAtctgtgcatgttgtgtttctcaGTCATTTGTGTGATTGCATGAACTAACAGTTCATTATATTGCACCTCAGTCTACGTTTCACCTTAATATGTGGTTTTTATAATATAATGAAAGAAATATACGAGACAAGACACAAAGGTACAGGTTGCAGAGTCTAATGACATGCTTAATTTTTATTGCTCCAAATGTTCTCAGTACAGACTCATCTATTAGCTTTTTCTGCACTCCAAAGAATCGGTCAATGCAGTTTTGTGTTAGAAAAATcaccttgaaatatttttctagATATGATCATTCTGAAAGCCGATCTGaaccagctgtaaaagaaagcataaataaatgGATTGAGCATAGAATTTGACAGTGCAAACCAGTTAAGACTTTCAATCACAGCAGCTGGCACTGACACATCATTCAACAGCTGAAAGgaaatacagagaaagaaaggagaccAGCACATCAGAAACACTCCCATAACGATTGCAAGAGTTTTAGtggcttttctctccatcttactGGCAGTGGCTCCAGACTTTGTGCCCTGGATGCTGTGTACCTGTCTCTGTGCAACAAGGAGAATCTTCAGGTAGATACAGAGCATTAAAATCACTGGGAGGTAAAATGAGAAAATCTGTCCAAAAATGTTTGCAAGCAGAATatcaagaaaacacatttgttcacatttttcatgtttcagtcctGCCATTATAAAGCCAATAGCAACTACAACTGGAACACTCCAGCTCACCAGGATCATGATcacaacaacatgaacatttatcTTCGTTCTATATGTCAGAGGGTGACACACTGCATAATATCTGTCAATAGAAATACAACCTAAATTCAGGATGGAAGCTGTGCTCAGTGTTACATCAATGGTCTGACGtactttacaaaataaatgttgagAGTACAGACATGAACTTACAGAGAATTTCATGCTGAAAGGAAAAACTACAACCCCAACAAGCAGGTCAGCTACTGCCAAGGAAAGGATGAGAGAGTTTGTAGGAgtgtggagctgtttgaagtaaatGATGGAGATTAATACAAGAAGGTTTCCACATATTGTGACAACAGACAATGAACTGAGAAAAACatataataaaacacatacTGTGGAAGGTGAGCTTGTCTTCATATAAgaaacattttgcatttcataaCAGGGACGTATGTCAGTGTAAGTGTGTTCGACAGTGACTTCTTGTGCCATGTTTCTGGGTTCCTGCAAATCAGTTTTCCATTAAGcatatttaaaacagaaaaattatgTTTCAAAATATTTAGCCCTGCGTGAGTGCAAAACTACAATAACAGTTCTCTGgatgaaaatacagattttctGTTCATGTCATACCTTTTGAATGCTGAAGGCAGTTCACACATCAGTGTGTTGATGGGTGTTCATGACACAGTCTAGATTCTTATAAGCTCCCTCACTGCAATGACAAGCAACTTCTAAACTTGTCCAATCAGATGTGGGAATGGTCATCTTGGTGACATTTGATCCCAGAGCAGCATACTGTACTCTCCTCTcgtacattcattcattctacCAATAATGCTAATATCTGAGTTATTAACTTGGTAGACATATGAAGATCTTTTTCAAAGACATGAATGCAAAAGTTTCCTTCGTAAAAGAAGTATTAACCCTGACCCaaatcttttttaaatttgagaATAGGCCCGCTCTGACAGGTCCATGGCAGGCAAATTTATACTAATAGCAGAAGTGAAAAGAGTAAAACTAGTAGCTACAGTAGAGGAGGCAGCAGTGATTCAAGGACGTGAAGCTAGCGAGACAAGGTAATTAAAACTATATTGTCCCAAACAGaataatttttaattttatttacttttcttGAGGAT
This window encodes:
- the LOC143336683 gene encoding trace amine-associated receptor 1-like; the protein is MKTSSPSTVCVLLYVFLSSLSVVTICGNLLVLISIIYFKQLHTPTNSLILSLAVADLLVGVVVFPFSMKFSVSSCLYSQHLFCKVRQTIDVTLSTASILNLGCISIDRYYAVCHPLTYRTKINVHVVVIMILVSWSVPVVVAIGFIMAGLKHEKCEQMCFLDILLANIFGQIFSFYLPVILMLCIYLKILLVAQRQVHSIQGTKSGATASKMERKATKTLAIVMGVFLMCWSPFFLCISFQLLNDVSVPAAVIESLNWFALSNSMLNPFIYAFFYSWFRSAFRMIISRKIFQGDFSNTKLH